One genomic segment of Hordeum vulgare subsp. vulgare chromosome 2H, MorexV3_pseudomolecules_assembly, whole genome shotgun sequence includes these proteins:
- the LOC123430998 gene encoding loricrin-like gives MVRALGLAAAEGVTAGSMHYTPSGVVCLAFAFVAAVAVVAVAVFGCAGHKSSGGKKPGRGHGGSYWAAGAGAGAGVYVGESGVSTGGGGGGGCGGGGGGGCGGGGGGGGC, from the coding sequence ATGGTGAGGGCGCTGGGTCTTGCCGCGGCAGAAGGTGTCACCGCCGGTTCCATGCACTATACGCCCAGCGGCGTCGTGTGTCTGGCTTTCGCCTTCGTGGCGGCGGTTGCCGTCGTGGCCGTCGCCGTCTTCGGCTGCGCCGGCCACAAGAGCTCCGGCGGGAAGAAGCCTGGACGTGGGCACGGCGGCTCCTACTGGGCCGCTGGAGCGGGCGCAGGCGCAGGCGTCTATGTTGGAGAGAGCGGTGTTAGCACAGGCGGGGGAGGTGGCGGAGGctgtggaggtggtggcggcggaggctgtggcggcggaggaggtggtggaggttgCTGA